A window from Nitrososphaerales archaeon encodes these proteins:
- a CDS encoding 2-dehydropantoate 2-reductase, translated as MRIAILGAGAIGCLFAALLTEGGEHVTLIDRRFERAKLISEEGLKIYGVSGERIIRVDVVTDPRMVKGPDLVIVAVKSYDTDTAIERILPIIHEKTVILTLQNGLGNVEKIVSKVGIEHVLAGVTTEASTVINYGEIYHAAKGITIIGELNGNITERVQNIVNIFNRSNIEAKVSFNIQSAIWEKVLINVGINALSAITGMRNGELLNVPEIKEIMIEAVKEGLRVTKVIGVKLENDVIKSMLSVAERTRLNKSSMLQDIERGSKTEIDSLNGAIVRLGHIYGIPTPINDA; from the coding sequence ATGAGAATTGCGATTCTCGGTGCTGGCGCTATAGGATGTCTATTTGCAGCACTCCTTACCGAAGGTGGCGAGCATGTAACTCTTATAGATAGAAGATTTGAAAGGGCTAAGTTGATCAGTGAGGAAGGTTTGAAGATTTATGGAGTGAGTGGTGAAAGGATCATTAGAGTAGATGTAGTAACCGATCCTCGGATGGTGAAAGGGCCAGATTTGGTGATTGTAGCAGTTAAATCTTACGATACAGATACGGCTATAGAGCGTATATTACCTATAATCCATGAGAAGACTGTTATTTTAACTTTACAAAATGGTTTGGGGAATGTGGAGAAGATTGTGAGTAAAGTTGGTATAGAGCATGTGTTAGCTGGTGTTACTACTGAAGCATCTACTGTGATTAACTATGGTGAAATTTATCACGCAGCCAAAGGGATAACGATAATTGGTGAATTAAATGGTAACATTACAGAGAGGGTTCAAAATATCGTGAATATATTCAATCGATCTAATATTGAAGCGAAAGTAAGTTTTAATATTCAAAGCGCTATATGGGAGAAGGTATTGATAAATGTAGGGATTAATGCTCTATCAGCTATTACTGGTATGAGAAATGGTGAGTTATTAAATGTGCCAGAGATTAAAGAGATAATGATCGAAGCTGTAAAGGAAGGATTAAGAGTAACGAAAGTTATTGGAGTTAAATTAGAGAATGATGTTATAAAATCTATGTTAAGTGTAGCAGAGAGGACAAGATTGAATAAATCATCGATGCTTCAAGATATTGAAAGAGGTTCTAAAACAGAGATCGATTCGCTCAATGGGGCAATTGTAAGATTAGGACATATTTATGGTATACCTACTCCCATTAACGATGC